A portion of the Hymenobacter yonginensis genome contains these proteins:
- a CDS encoding winged helix-turn-helix transcriptional regulator has translation MQQDSADHSFTGACAHRMRAIDDTLDILSGKWKLAIIARLCHQPMRYSALLRDVTGISGKVLSRELQDLETNGLIVRHVATSKPLTVTYSLSETGRSLTTLTDSLAEWGLAHRARMMQAGN, from the coding sequence ATGCAGCAAGATTCGGCCGATCATTCCTTCACGGGCGCCTGTGCCCATCGCATGCGCGCCATCGACGATACACTCGATATCCTGAGCGGCAAGTGGAAGCTCGCCATCATTGCCCGCCTCTGCCACCAGCCGATGCGCTACTCGGCTCTGCTGCGCGACGTGACGGGCATCTCCGGCAAAGTACTGAGCCGGGAGCTGCAAGACCTGGAAACCAATGGGCTTATTGTGCGGCACGTGGCCACGAGCAAACCCCTGACGGTTACCTACAGCCTTTCGGAAACCGGCCGCTCGCTGACCACCCTGACCGACAGCCTGGCGGAATGGGGCCTGGCCCACCGCGCCCGCATGATGCAGGCAGGCAACTAA
- a CDS encoding transposase, with the protein MAPQRQHSLRDLFNAVRCLIKSGCGWRYRPHDLPPWPAVYQQWARWLGQPLF; encoded by the coding sequence GTGGCGCCGCAGCGGCAGCATTCGTTGCGGGACTTGTTCAACGCGGTCCGCTGCCTGATCAAATCAGGCTGCGGCTGGCGCTACCGCCCGCACGATTTGCCGCCTTGGCCGGCCGTGTATCAGCAGTGGGCGCGCTGGCTTGGGCAACCGCTGTTTTGA